A DNA window from Tachysurus vachellii isolate PV-2020 chromosome 20, HZAU_Pvac_v1, whole genome shotgun sequence contains the following coding sequences:
- the scaf4a gene encoding SR-related and CTD-associated factor 4 isoform X2, whose product MDAVNAFNHELFSLMDSKPPISRAKMISITKSAIKAIKLYKHVVQIVEKFIKKCKPEYKVPGLYVVDSIVRQSRHQFGADKDVFGPRFTKNISGTFENLCLCPTEDRSKIVRVLNLWQKNGVFKIEVIQPLLDMAAGSSSSGPVPSMDNGPAASPSSPARETESRTTVSVNSVQASVPQLQNSDAFAAVAQLFQSSQGQQLQQMLQTFQQPGKPQSPALENNMMTHLQIKASTIQPPTGLTQGQPHITQPAEKKATFDKKLLDRFDYDDEPEGGEETKRDEASSVQSAFGFGEGVQPPQLQQASAVFPQAPSQMQHFQQHMMGLSQEHQVPSPNGQPQAFNRMPPQPYPGMIPPGPTGFTGPFPSQNNAFPQLMTGQQHQDSSMELDTRQHQDGRRTRSRSGSRSPKRRRSRSGSRSRRFRHRRSRSRSRERRRHSPRSRSQERRERDRERERRQKGLPLIKPDTLSVCSTTLWVGQLDKRTQQQDVACLLEEFGQIESINMIPPRGCAYIVMVHRQDAFRALQKLSRGTYKVNQKAIKIAWALNKGIKSEFKQYWDVELGVTYVPWSKVKMEDLEVFREGGMLDADTLSPEWKGVQSELETADDAPQNGRGEVPQMVESPALLPVQAGPVQSGGHSGPVGVPPPGFPSAMNIPPPSFPPGVPPPPGPFMRPGFNPMQIPPGFLPPGGMPPIGTAGPPLSTAGIGMPPVGSSVEDLSGDSVGMGSRTNREGVDGFSTGPGNPVPPGMNMQNPPGLLGTRPGAMPLQRPPGMPPPPHLQRFPMPPPRPGMPPMPPQMMPPRGPPQMMHHEPPPGNFGMHPPPSHALRGPFPPPGPPFRGERNREQERYGGRRQFGGERAEGRERFGGWHEEMDSRGGWERAGSRRDWRSPDGERERDQGREEERGKRRDRERSTRWDRDDRLDKLEPNGHEMLRDSSSHERHNDSSNEMPNSKAEAPAPSKEGSTEAENQSQPPEQTKADQS is encoded by the exons ATGGATGCAGTCAACGCTTTTAACCACGAG CTGTTTTCCCTGATGGACTCAAAACCTCCAATCTCCAGGGCAAAGATGATCTCCATTACAAAATCTGCAATAAAAGCCATTAAA TTGTACAAGCACGTTGTCCAGATTGTTGAGAAATTTATCAAGAAG TGCAAGCCTGAGTATAAAGTACCAGGACTGTATGTTGTGGACTCCATTGTGCGCCAGTCTCGTCATCAGTTTGGTGCAGACAAGGATGTGTTTGGTCCCCGGTTCACTAAGAACATCAGTGGGACTTTTGAAAACCTCTGCTTATGTCCTACAGAGGACAGG AGTAAGATTGTGCGTGTCTTGAACCTGTGGCAAAAGAATGGTGTGTTTAAGATTGAGGTGATCCAGCCTCTTCTGGACATGGCTGCCGGATCCAGCAGCTCAGGCCCAGTTCCAAGCATGGACAACGGCCCTG CTGCGTCTCCTTCCTCCCCAGCAAGAGAAACTGAAAGCCGCACTACAGTGTCAGTTAACTCTGTGCAGGCTTCTGTGCCACAGCTTCAAAACTCTGATGCCTTTGCTGCTGTAGCTCAGCTCTTCCAGTCCTCCCAAGGCCAACAG CTCCAGCAGATGCTCCAGACATTCCAGCAGCCTGGGAAGCCCCAGTCTCCAGCGCTGGAGAATAACATGATGACCCATCTTCAGATAAAAGCCTCAACTATTCAGCCACCCACAGGCTTGACACAGGGCCAGCCGCACATCACGCAGCCTGCAGAGAAGAAAGCTACATTTGACAAG aaacTTCTTGATCGttttgattatgatgatgaaccagaaggaggagaagagacaAAAAGGGATGAGGCATCCTCTGTCCAGTCTGCCTT TGGCTTTGGAGAAGGTGTCCAGCCACCTCAGCTTCAGCAGGCATCAGCAGTCTTCCCTCAAGCTCCCAGTCAGATGCAGCACTTTCAGCAGCACATGATGGGCTTGAGTCAAGAACACCAG GTTCCATCTCCAAATGGACAGCCTCAGGCTTTTAACCGAATGCCTCCTCAGCCCTACCCAGGGATGATTCCACCAGGTCCCACTGGTTTCACTGGACCCTTCCCCTCTCAGAACAATGCATTTCCTCAGCTTATGACCGGACAGCAGCATCAG GATTCCTCCATGGAGTTAGACACAAGACAACACCAAGATGGCAGGAGGACACGGTCTAGGTCTGGTTCAAG ATCTCCTAAAAGGAGGCGGTCGCGGTCAGGTTCTCGGTCCAGACGTTTCCGACATCGACGGTCGCGCTCTCGCTCCAGAGAAAGGCGGCGCCACTCACCCCGCTCTCGCTCtcaggagaggagggagagggatAGGGAGCGAGAACGTAGACAGAAAGGCCTGCCACTCATCAAACCTGACACCTTAAGTG TGTGCAGCACTACACTTTGGGTTGGTCAGCTGGACAAAAGGACACAACAGCAGGATGTGGCATGTCTATTAGAGGAGTTTGGCCAGATAGAGTCCATAAAC ATGATTCCTCCTCGAGGTTGTGCTTACATCGTCATGGTTCATCGACAGGATGCTTTTCGAGCTCTCCAGAAGCTTAGCAGGGGCACTTACAAAGTCAACCAAAAAGCCATAAAG ATTGCTTGGGCTCTGAACAAAGGAATTAAGTCAGAGTTCAAGCAGTATTGGGACGTAGAGCTTGGTGTCACCTATGTCCCCTGGTCCAAAGTCAAAATGGAAGATTTGGAAGTTTTTAGAGAGGGGGGCATGCTGGATGCCGATACACTCTCCCCAG agTGGAAGGGTGTGCAGAGTGAACTGGAGACTGCAGATGATGCACCTCAAAACGGCAGAGGTGAAGTGCCCCAGATGGTTGAGAGCCCAGCACTGCTCCCTGTGCAG GCTGGTCCTGTCCAGTCAGGAGGGCATTCTGGGCCAGTTGGCGTTCCACCCCCAGGTTTTCCTTCTGCCATGAATATCCCACCACCATCATTTCCACCAGGAGTTCCTCCTCCACCTGGACCTTTCATGAGGCCTGGCTTTAACCCCATGCAGATTCCGCCCG GATTTCTCCCTCCGGGTGGCATGCCTCCTATTGGCACTGCAGGACCCCCTCTTTCCACAGCAGGCATTGGTATGCCACCAG tTGGCAGCTCTGTTGAGGATTTGTCTGGTGATTCAGTAGGAATGGGCTCAAGGACCAATAGGGAAGGTGTAGATGGTTTCAGTACTGGTCCAG GTAACCCAGTTCCACCTGGCATGAATATGCAAAATCCACCAGGGCTTTTAGGTACAAGGCCAGGGGCGATGCCACTTCAGCGTCCACCAGGAATGCCCCCACCACCTCACCTGCAGCGCTTCCCGATGCCCCCTCCACGGCCTGGCATGCCCCCCATGCCCCCCCAGATGATGCCCCCCAGAGGCCCACCACAGATGATGCACCATGAGCCTCCACCAGGGAATTTTGGCATGCATCCTCCTCCATCACATGCCCTCCGAGGTCCTTTTCCCCCTCCAGGCCCTCCTTTCAGGGGAGAGCGGAACAGAGAGCAGGAGCGTTATGGAGGGCGCAGGCAGTTTGGGGGAGAACGGGCAGAAGGTCGTGAACGCTTCGGGGGATGGCATGAAGAGATGGATTCAAGGGGAGGCTGGGAGAGAGCAGGGTCACGTAGAGACTGGAGAAGTCctgatggagagagggagagggatcaagggagagaggaagaacgGGGCAaacgcagggacagagagagaagcacCCGCTGGGACAGGGATGACAGACTCGACAAACTTGAGCCTAACGGACACGAGATGCTCAGAGACTCTAGCAGCCATGAACGGCATAATGATTCTTCAAACGAAATGCCTAATTCCAAGGCAGAAGCTCCAGCTCCTTCCAAAGAAGGTAGTACAGAAGCAGAGAATCAGAGCCAACCTCCAGAACAAACTAAAGCAGATCAATCGTAG
- the scaf4a gene encoding SR-related and CTD-associated factor 4 isoform X1: protein MDAVNAFNHELFSLMDSKPPISRAKMISITKSAIKAIKLYKHVVQIVEKFIKKCKPEYKVPGLYVVDSIVRQSRHQFGADKDVFGPRFTKNISGTFENLCLCPTEDRSKIVRVLNLWQKNGVFKIEVIQPLLDMAAGSSSSGPVPSMDNGPGAAASPSSPARETESRTTVSVNSVQASVPQLQNSDAFAAVAQLFQSSQGQQLQQMLQTFQQPGKPQSPALENNMMTHLQIKASTIQPPTGLTQGQPHITQPAEKKATFDKKLLDRFDYDDEPEGGEETKRDEASSVQSAFGFGEGVQPPQLQQASAVFPQAPSQMQHFQQHMMGLSQEHQVPSPNGQPQAFNRMPPQPYPGMIPPGPTGFTGPFPSQNNAFPQLMTGQQHQDSSMELDTRQHQDGRRTRSRSGSRSPKRRRSRSGSRSRRFRHRRSRSRSRERRRHSPRSRSQERRERDRERERRQKGLPLIKPDTLSVCSTTLWVGQLDKRTQQQDVACLLEEFGQIESINMIPPRGCAYIVMVHRQDAFRALQKLSRGTYKVNQKAIKIAWALNKGIKSEFKQYWDVELGVTYVPWSKVKMEDLEVFREGGMLDADTLSPEWKGVQSELETADDAPQNGRGEVPQMVESPALLPVQAGPVQSGGHSGPVGVPPPGFPSAMNIPPPSFPPGVPPPPGPFMRPGFNPMQIPPGFLPPGGMPPIGTAGPPLSTAGIGMPPVGSSVEDLSGDSVGMGSRTNREGVDGFSTGPGNPVPPGMNMQNPPGLLGTRPGAMPLQRPPGMPPPPHLQRFPMPPPRPGMPPMPPQMMPPRGPPQMMHHEPPPGNFGMHPPPSHALRGPFPPPGPPFRGERNREQERYGGRRQFGGERAEGRERFGGWHEEMDSRGGWERAGSRRDWRSPDGERERDQGREEERGKRRDRERSTRWDRDDRLDKLEPNGHEMLRDSSSHERHNDSSNEMPNSKAEAPAPSKEGSTEAENQSQPPEQTKADQS, encoded by the exons ATGGATGCAGTCAACGCTTTTAACCACGAG CTGTTTTCCCTGATGGACTCAAAACCTCCAATCTCCAGGGCAAAGATGATCTCCATTACAAAATCTGCAATAAAAGCCATTAAA TTGTACAAGCACGTTGTCCAGATTGTTGAGAAATTTATCAAGAAG TGCAAGCCTGAGTATAAAGTACCAGGACTGTATGTTGTGGACTCCATTGTGCGCCAGTCTCGTCATCAGTTTGGTGCAGACAAGGATGTGTTTGGTCCCCGGTTCACTAAGAACATCAGTGGGACTTTTGAAAACCTCTGCTTATGTCCTACAGAGGACAGG AGTAAGATTGTGCGTGTCTTGAACCTGTGGCAAAAGAATGGTGTGTTTAAGATTGAGGTGATCCAGCCTCTTCTGGACATGGCTGCCGGATCCAGCAGCTCAGGCCCAGTTCCAAGCATGGACAACGGCCCTGGTGCGG CTGCGTCTCCTTCCTCCCCAGCAAGAGAAACTGAAAGCCGCACTACAGTGTCAGTTAACTCTGTGCAGGCTTCTGTGCCACAGCTTCAAAACTCTGATGCCTTTGCTGCTGTAGCTCAGCTCTTCCAGTCCTCCCAAGGCCAACAG CTCCAGCAGATGCTCCAGACATTCCAGCAGCCTGGGAAGCCCCAGTCTCCAGCGCTGGAGAATAACATGATGACCCATCTTCAGATAAAAGCCTCAACTATTCAGCCACCCACAGGCTTGACACAGGGCCAGCCGCACATCACGCAGCCTGCAGAGAAGAAAGCTACATTTGACAAG aaacTTCTTGATCGttttgattatgatgatgaaccagaaggaggagaagagacaAAAAGGGATGAGGCATCCTCTGTCCAGTCTGCCTT TGGCTTTGGAGAAGGTGTCCAGCCACCTCAGCTTCAGCAGGCATCAGCAGTCTTCCCTCAAGCTCCCAGTCAGATGCAGCACTTTCAGCAGCACATGATGGGCTTGAGTCAAGAACACCAG GTTCCATCTCCAAATGGACAGCCTCAGGCTTTTAACCGAATGCCTCCTCAGCCCTACCCAGGGATGATTCCACCAGGTCCCACTGGTTTCACTGGACCCTTCCCCTCTCAGAACAATGCATTTCCTCAGCTTATGACCGGACAGCAGCATCAG GATTCCTCCATGGAGTTAGACACAAGACAACACCAAGATGGCAGGAGGACACGGTCTAGGTCTGGTTCAAG ATCTCCTAAAAGGAGGCGGTCGCGGTCAGGTTCTCGGTCCAGACGTTTCCGACATCGACGGTCGCGCTCTCGCTCCAGAGAAAGGCGGCGCCACTCACCCCGCTCTCGCTCtcaggagaggagggagagggatAGGGAGCGAGAACGTAGACAGAAAGGCCTGCCACTCATCAAACCTGACACCTTAAGTG TGTGCAGCACTACACTTTGGGTTGGTCAGCTGGACAAAAGGACACAACAGCAGGATGTGGCATGTCTATTAGAGGAGTTTGGCCAGATAGAGTCCATAAAC ATGATTCCTCCTCGAGGTTGTGCTTACATCGTCATGGTTCATCGACAGGATGCTTTTCGAGCTCTCCAGAAGCTTAGCAGGGGCACTTACAAAGTCAACCAAAAAGCCATAAAG ATTGCTTGGGCTCTGAACAAAGGAATTAAGTCAGAGTTCAAGCAGTATTGGGACGTAGAGCTTGGTGTCACCTATGTCCCCTGGTCCAAAGTCAAAATGGAAGATTTGGAAGTTTTTAGAGAGGGGGGCATGCTGGATGCCGATACACTCTCCCCAG agTGGAAGGGTGTGCAGAGTGAACTGGAGACTGCAGATGATGCACCTCAAAACGGCAGAGGTGAAGTGCCCCAGATGGTTGAGAGCCCAGCACTGCTCCCTGTGCAG GCTGGTCCTGTCCAGTCAGGAGGGCATTCTGGGCCAGTTGGCGTTCCACCCCCAGGTTTTCCTTCTGCCATGAATATCCCACCACCATCATTTCCACCAGGAGTTCCTCCTCCACCTGGACCTTTCATGAGGCCTGGCTTTAACCCCATGCAGATTCCGCCCG GATTTCTCCCTCCGGGTGGCATGCCTCCTATTGGCACTGCAGGACCCCCTCTTTCCACAGCAGGCATTGGTATGCCACCAG tTGGCAGCTCTGTTGAGGATTTGTCTGGTGATTCAGTAGGAATGGGCTCAAGGACCAATAGGGAAGGTGTAGATGGTTTCAGTACTGGTCCAG GTAACCCAGTTCCACCTGGCATGAATATGCAAAATCCACCAGGGCTTTTAGGTACAAGGCCAGGGGCGATGCCACTTCAGCGTCCACCAGGAATGCCCCCACCACCTCACCTGCAGCGCTTCCCGATGCCCCCTCCACGGCCTGGCATGCCCCCCATGCCCCCCCAGATGATGCCCCCCAGAGGCCCACCACAGATGATGCACCATGAGCCTCCACCAGGGAATTTTGGCATGCATCCTCCTCCATCACATGCCCTCCGAGGTCCTTTTCCCCCTCCAGGCCCTCCTTTCAGGGGAGAGCGGAACAGAGAGCAGGAGCGTTATGGAGGGCGCAGGCAGTTTGGGGGAGAACGGGCAGAAGGTCGTGAACGCTTCGGGGGATGGCATGAAGAGATGGATTCAAGGGGAGGCTGGGAGAGAGCAGGGTCACGTAGAGACTGGAGAAGTCctgatggagagagggagagggatcaagggagagaggaagaacgGGGCAaacgcagggacagagagagaagcacCCGCTGGGACAGGGATGACAGACTCGACAAACTTGAGCCTAACGGACACGAGATGCTCAGAGACTCTAGCAGCCATGAACGGCATAATGATTCTTCAAACGAAATGCCTAATTCCAAGGCAGAAGCTCCAGCTCCTTCCAAAGAAGGTAGTACAGAAGCAGAGAATCAGAGCCAACCTCCAGAACAAACTAAAGCAGATCAATCGTAG